One window from the genome of Puniceicoccus vermicola encodes:
- a CDS encoding GFA family protein produces the protein MKHQGSCLCGNIRYEIEGEFEDFFLCHCKSCRKDTGSAHAANLFSSTATLKWLQGENEVKEYNHQNLGHIKAFCPNCSSALPSIQMDGSLVLVPAGSLDTDIEISPTGHIYLDDKATWDHDLDLAPKYQELP, from the coding sequence ATGAAACATCAAGGTTCATGCCTATGCGGAAATATTCGATATGAAATCGAGGGTGAATTTGAAGACTTCTTCTTATGCCACTGCAAATCCTGCAGAAAAGACACGGGGTCCGCCCATGCCGCCAACCTTTTCTCCTCAACCGCTACGCTCAAATGGCTCCAAGGGGAAAATGAAGTGAAAGAGTACAACCATCAAAATTTGGGTCATATCAAAGCATTCTGCCCGAACTGCAGCTCCGCCTTGCCCAGCATTCAAATGGATGGGTCACTAGTATTAGTGCCCGCGGGTAGCCTGGACACCGATATCGAAATCAGTCCAACTGGGCATATATACCTCGATGACAAGGCGACTTGGGATCACGACCTTGATCTTGCGCCAAAGTATCAAGAGCTGCCTTGA